One window of the Trifolium pratense cultivar HEN17-A07 linkage group LG2, ARS_RC_1.1, whole genome shotgun sequence genome contains the following:
- the LOC123911659 gene encoding lysine histidine transporter-like 6 isoform X1 — protein sequence MVSATSSPPSKVEVESEQKWVDNGKSRNAKWWYSTFHTVTAMIGAGVLSLPYAMAYLGWIPGTLMLLLSWSLTLNTMWQMIQLHECVPGTRFDRYVDLGKHAFGPKLGPWIVLPQQLIVQIGCNIVYMVIGGKCLKKFMEIACINCTQLKQSYWILIFGGIHFFLSQLPNFNSVASVSLAAAVMSLSYSTIAWVACLARGRVENVSYLYKETSTSDLIFRIFNALGQISFAFAGHAVALEIQATIPSTPEKPSKIPMWKGAIGAYVINAICYFPVALIGYWAFGRDVDDNVLMSLERPAWLIASANLMVFIHVVGSYQVYAMPVFDLIERMMIKRWNFPPGLPLRLVARSSFVAFTLFIGVTFPFFGDLLGFFGGFGFAPTSYFLPSIMWLIIKKPKRFSINWFINWAAIYIGVCIMLASTVGGFRNIIADSSTYSFYT from the exons ATGGTTTCAGCTACTTCTTCTCCCCCTTCTAAGGTG GAAGTAGAGTCAGAGCAAAAATGGGTGGACAATGGCAAGTCTCGCAATGCCAAATGGTGGTATTCAACTTTCCACACTGTGACAGCCATGATAGGTGCAGGTGTTCTCAGCCTTCCCTATGCCATGGCATATCTAGGATG GATTCCGGGGACTTTGATGTTGTTGTTATCATGGAGTCTAACCTTAAACACAATGTGGCAAATGATTCAGCTCCATGAGTGTGTTCCGGGTACTCGTTTCGATCGTTATGTTGATCTTGGTAAACATGCTTTTGGACCAAAACTTGGACCATGGATTGTGCTACCACAGCAACTAATTGTTCAAATTGGGTGTAATATTGTTTACATGGTAATTGGAGGAAAGTGTCTAAAGAAGTTTATGGAGATTGCATGCATCAATTGCACACAACTCAAACAGTCTTACtggattttgatttttggtgGCATTCATTTCTTTCTATCTCAGCTTCCCAATTTCAATTCTGTTGCCTCTGTTTCTTTAGCAGCAGCTGTCATGTCATTAAG CTATTCAACTATAGCATGGGTGGCATGCTTAGCCAGAGGTAGAGTTGAGAATGTGAGCTATTTATACAAAGAAACAAGCACAAGTGACTTAATATTCAGAATCTTCAATGCACTTGGTCAAATTTCATTTGCATTTGCTGGCCATGCAGTAGCACTTGAAATTCAAGCAACAATTCCATCAACACCTGAAAAACCTTCAAAAATACCAATGTGGAAAGGTGCTATTGGTGCCTATGTGATAAATGCAATATGCTATTTTCCAGTTGCACTTATTGGATATTGGGCATTTGGAAGAGATGTTGATGATAATGTTCTAATGTCACTTGAAAGACCTGCTTGGCTCATTGCTTCAGCTAACTTGATGGTATTCATTCATGTTGTTGGAAGTTATCAGGTTTATGCTATGCCTGTTTTTGATTTGATTGAGAGGATGATGATCAAAAGATGGAATTTCCCTCCTGGATTGCCTCTCAGACTTGTTGCTAGATCTTCTTTTGTAG CGTTTACGCTTTTTATTGGGGTTACATTCCCTTTCTTCGGCGATCTTCTTGGCTTCTTTGGTGGATTTGGTTTTGCTCCAACTTCATATTTT CTTCCTAGTATAATGTGGCTAATAATCAAGAAACCAAAGAGATTTAGCATCAACTGGTTCATCAATTGG GCTGCAATATACATTGGCGTATGCATTATGCTGGCATCCACGGTTGGTGGCTTCAGGAATATCATTGCTGATTCCTCAACTTATAGCTTCTACACCTAa
- the LOC123911659 gene encoding lysine histidine transporter-like 6 isoform X2: protein MVSATSSPPSKEVESEQKWVDNGKSRNAKWWYSTFHTVTAMIGAGVLSLPYAMAYLGWIPGTLMLLLSWSLTLNTMWQMIQLHECVPGTRFDRYVDLGKHAFGPKLGPWIVLPQQLIVQIGCNIVYMVIGGKCLKKFMEIACINCTQLKQSYWILIFGGIHFFLSQLPNFNSVASVSLAAAVMSLSYSTIAWVACLARGRVENVSYLYKETSTSDLIFRIFNALGQISFAFAGHAVALEIQATIPSTPEKPSKIPMWKGAIGAYVINAICYFPVALIGYWAFGRDVDDNVLMSLERPAWLIASANLMVFIHVVGSYQVYAMPVFDLIERMMIKRWNFPPGLPLRLVARSSFVAFTLFIGVTFPFFGDLLGFFGGFGFAPTSYFLPSIMWLIIKKPKRFSINWFINWAAIYIGVCIMLASTVGGFRNIIADSSTYSFYT from the exons ATGGTTTCAGCTACTTCTTCTCCCCCTTCTAAG GAAGTAGAGTCAGAGCAAAAATGGGTGGACAATGGCAAGTCTCGCAATGCCAAATGGTGGTATTCAACTTTCCACACTGTGACAGCCATGATAGGTGCAGGTGTTCTCAGCCTTCCCTATGCCATGGCATATCTAGGATG GATTCCGGGGACTTTGATGTTGTTGTTATCATGGAGTCTAACCTTAAACACAATGTGGCAAATGATTCAGCTCCATGAGTGTGTTCCGGGTACTCGTTTCGATCGTTATGTTGATCTTGGTAAACATGCTTTTGGACCAAAACTTGGACCATGGATTGTGCTACCACAGCAACTAATTGTTCAAATTGGGTGTAATATTGTTTACATGGTAATTGGAGGAAAGTGTCTAAAGAAGTTTATGGAGATTGCATGCATCAATTGCACACAACTCAAACAGTCTTACtggattttgatttttggtgGCATTCATTTCTTTCTATCTCAGCTTCCCAATTTCAATTCTGTTGCCTCTGTTTCTTTAGCAGCAGCTGTCATGTCATTAAG CTATTCAACTATAGCATGGGTGGCATGCTTAGCCAGAGGTAGAGTTGAGAATGTGAGCTATTTATACAAAGAAACAAGCACAAGTGACTTAATATTCAGAATCTTCAATGCACTTGGTCAAATTTCATTTGCATTTGCTGGCCATGCAGTAGCACTTGAAATTCAAGCAACAATTCCATCAACACCTGAAAAACCTTCAAAAATACCAATGTGGAAAGGTGCTATTGGTGCCTATGTGATAAATGCAATATGCTATTTTCCAGTTGCACTTATTGGATATTGGGCATTTGGAAGAGATGTTGATGATAATGTTCTAATGTCACTTGAAAGACCTGCTTGGCTCATTGCTTCAGCTAACTTGATGGTATTCATTCATGTTGTTGGAAGTTATCAGGTTTATGCTATGCCTGTTTTTGATTTGATTGAGAGGATGATGATCAAAAGATGGAATTTCCCTCCTGGATTGCCTCTCAGACTTGTTGCTAGATCTTCTTTTGTAG CGTTTACGCTTTTTATTGGGGTTACATTCCCTTTCTTCGGCGATCTTCTTGGCTTCTTTGGTGGATTTGGTTTTGCTCCAACTTCATATTTT CTTCCTAGTATAATGTGGCTAATAATCAAGAAACCAAAGAGATTTAGCATCAACTGGTTCATCAATTGG GCTGCAATATACATTGGCGTATGCATTATGCTGGCATCCACGGTTGGTGGCTTCAGGAATATCATTGCTGATTCCTCAACTTATAGCTTCTACACCTAa
- the LOC123904476 gene encoding uncharacterized protein LOC123904476, translating into MCGLHSVSSTIQGVDLLTWCKLLGKRYGNIVFVTLWIVWCARNDFIFNKHRESTYTSVSKIHSIVNASSDAFSLMPAVSTSTMTQQRVSWSRPAEGFVCLNVDGSLLGSTNVAGYGGLLRNRDDEYIWGFYGSATMQNILFAEIIAIWYGLKLCWERDFRKVLCCSDSLLSVNLIKEGVTAHHRLANEICCIRKLLANDWEVILTHTLREGNACADVLAKLGANSDSPLVNVPTPPRDLVKPL; encoded by the coding sequence ATGTGTGGCTTGCATAGCGTCTCTTCTACTATTCAGGGTGTTGATCTTTTGACATGGTGTAAACTGTTGGGTAAAAGATATGGAAACATTGTCTTTGTTACATTATGGATAGTTTGGTGTGCGAGAAATGACTTCATTTTCAACAAGCACCGTGAAAGCACTTACACTAGCGTATCAAAAATTCACTCTATAGTTAATGCTAGCTCTGATGCTTTTAGTTTAATGCCAGCAGTCTCGACGTCTACTATGACTCAGCAACGAGTGTCGTGGTCTCGACCAGCAGAAGGTTTTGTATGCCTTAATGTGGATGGGAGTTTATTGGGTTCGACTAATGTTGCAGGATATGGTGGACTGTTACGGAACAGAGATGACGAGTATATTTGGGGTTTCTACGGGTCTGCTACGATGCAGAATATTCTTTTTGCCGAGATTATAGCGATATGGTACGGTTTGAAGCTGTGTTGGGAACGTGATTTCCGTAAGGTGCTTTGCTGCTCCGATTCATTACTCTCTGTTAATTTAATTAAGGAAGGGGTTACAGCACATCATCGTTTAGCGAATGAGATTTGTTGTATTCGAAAGCTGCTAGCTAATGATTGGGAGGTGATTCTTACTCATACTCTTCGTGAGGGAAATGCGTGTGCTGATGTGTTGGCTAAATTAGGTGCTAACTCTGACTCGCCATTGGTGAATGTTCCTACTCCTCCCAGAGATCTAGTTAAGCCACTCTGA